One window of Haemorhous mexicanus isolate bHaeMex1 chromosome 16, bHaeMex1.pri, whole genome shotgun sequence genomic DNA carries:
- the LOC132334795 gene encoding zinc finger and SCAN domain-containing protein 20-like, with the protein MKEEKAMRKRKMPQDTQAGKELRMETREDQCPGQNLMEEPILGSFAVQESNGEEKPQRSQRRRDTNPSPGCSEGEIPVLGQEGGQSFSQSSELVAHEQLHESKRPFECLECGKSFRKRFNLICHRRIHTGERPYECLECGMSFSHRSDLGVHQRFHTGERPYECPECQKRFHTRSHLLVHERIHTEERPFRCPDCGMGFKHNSTLVTHRCIHSGERPYECPQCGKSFSDRSFFTRHQRRHW; encoded by the exons ATGAAGGAGGAGAAGGCtatgaggaagaggaagatgccccaggacacccaggcag ggaAGGAACTGAGGATGGAGACCAGGGAGGACCAATGCCCGGGGCAGAACCTCATGGAAGAGCCCATTTTGGGCAGCTTCGCAGTGCAGGAATCcaatggggaggaaaagccccagaggtCCCAGAGGAGAAGGGAcaccaatcccagcccaggttGCTCTGAGGGGGAAATACCAGTCCTGGGCCAGGAAGGTGGacagagcttcagccagagctcagagctggtggccCATGAGCAGCTTCATGAGAGCAAGAGGCCCTTTGAGTGcttggagtgtgggaagagcttcaggaaGAGATTCAACCTGATCTGCCACCggaggatccacactggggaacggccctatgagtgcttggaatgtgggatGAGCTTCAGCCACAGGTCTGACCTGGGTGTCCACCAGAGGTTCCACaccggggagaggccctacgagtgccCTGAGTGTCAGAAGAGGTTTCACACCAGGTCCCACCTCCTTGTACATGAGCggattcacacagaggagaggcccttccgctgccctGACTGCGGGATGGGCTTCAAACACAACTCCACCCTCGTCACCCACCGGTGCATCCActctggggagaggccctacgagtgtccccagtgtgggaagagcttctcaGACCGCTCGTTCTTTACCCGACACCAACGGAGGCACTGGTAA